A DNA window from Deltaproteobacteria bacterium contains the following coding sequences:
- a CDS encoding heme-binding protein — translation MKRTAVILCSALLAALLSGTGRGEPVPKPGISLEDARKAAAAAVAEAKKNNWKMAVAVVDDGGHLVYFERIDDTQFGSVDIAIGKARTAAAFKRPTKALEDALNAGQPAIMTFPGILPREGGLPLLSGGKVIGAIGVSGGKSSEDAQVARAGTDAVK, via the coding sequence ATGAAACGAACGGCGGTTATCCTGTGTTCCGCGCTGCTTGCCGCGCTGTTGTCCGGTACGGGGCGGGGAGAGCCGGTGCCGAAACCGGGCATTTCCCTGGAGGACGCCCGGAAGGCCGCGGCCGCGGCCGTCGCCGAGGCGAAAAAGAACAACTGGAAGATGGCGGTCGCCGTCGTCGACGACGGCGGACACCTGGTGTATTTCGAGCGCATCGACGACACCCAGTTCGGAAGCGTCGACATCGCGATCGGAAAGGCCCGCACCGCGGCCGCTTTCAAACGTCCCACCAAGGCGCTCGAAGACGCCCTCAACGCGGGTCAGCCCGCGATCATGACTTTCCCCGGCATCCTTCCGCGGGAGGGCGGCCTGCCGCTGCTCTCGGGCGGTAAAGTGATCGGCGCCATCGGAGTGAGCGGCGGGAAGTCGTCGGAGGACGCCCAGGTCGCCAGGGCGGGGACGGACGCCGTGAAATGA
- a CDS encoding ABC transporter substrate-binding protein has translation MKERKEKRDVLDGMGTEVSRRDFIRTTAAGAAGLAVGSLPFAPFTYGAEKPIRIGMIQENTVGATVYGHWLTKVAKASVAKLNAEGGIAGRKVELIDYDTKVNPAWASSMFKKLILEDKVDFTMGSVHSGVQMAVFPLAEQYKMPYIGGGAMAAGLTGKDAIA, from the coding sequence ATGAAGGAAAGGAAGGAAAAGAGGGATGTCCTCGACGGGATGGGAACGGAGGTCAGCCGCCGGGACTTCATCCGGACGACCGCCGCGGGGGCGGCGGGGCTGGCCGTCGGATCGCTTCCGTTCGCGCCGTTCACCTACGGCGCGGAAAAGCCGATCCGGATCGGGATGATCCAGGAGAACACGGTCGGCGCCACCGTGTACGGGCACTGGCTGACCAAGGTGGCCAAGGCGTCCGTGGCGAAGCTCAACGCGGAGGGCGGAATCGCCGGCCGCAAGGTCGAGCTGATCGACTACGACACGAAGGTCAACCCGGCGTGGGCCTCGAGCATGTTCAAGAAGCTGATCCTGGAGGACAAGGTCGACTTCACGATGGGGTCGGTCCACTCCGGCGTGCAGATGGCGGTCTTCCCGCTGGCCGAGCAGTACAAGATGCCGTACATCGGCGGCGGCGCGATGGCGGCGGGGCTCACCGGGAAGGACGCGATCGCG
- a CDS encoding aldo/keto reductase — MRYKLLGNTGLRISELCLGTMTFGEEWGWGSSKEESRKVFEAFADAGGNFVDTANLYTNGTSEKFVGDFLKGRRERFVLATKYTLNMSPNDPNGGGNHRKNLVQSLEASLRRLDTEYIDLYWVHAWDGMTPVEETMRALDDVVRAGKVLYVGISDAPAWIVSRANTLAALKGWSPFAALQIQYSLADRTPERDLLPMAKAMDIAVTPWGVLGGGVLSGKYKTTKDRPAGARYAKDEQWAEANVTDRSVRIARAAQDVGKETGRTASQVALAWVRQQSYGVIVPILGAKTVGQLADNLGCLDLALGPDQLAKLDDASRVDMGFPHDFLVRARPYIFGKTYPLIDLHRP, encoded by the coding sequence ATGCGATACAAACTGCTGGGCAACACGGGATTGCGGATTTCGGAGCTGTGCCTGGGGACGATGACATTCGGGGAGGAGTGGGGGTGGGGCTCCTCGAAGGAGGAAAGCCGCAAGGTATTCGAGGCGTTCGCGGATGCGGGAGGGAATTTCGTCGACACCGCGAACCTGTACACGAACGGGACCAGCGAGAAGTTCGTCGGGGATTTCCTGAAAGGGCGGCGGGAGCGGTTCGTTCTTGCCACGAAGTACACCCTGAACATGAGCCCGAACGACCCCAACGGCGGGGGGAACCACCGGAAGAACCTCGTCCAGTCTCTGGAGGCGAGCCTCCGGCGGCTCGACACGGAGTACATCGACCTGTACTGGGTACACGCGTGGGACGGGATGACGCCGGTCGAGGAGACGATGCGCGCGCTCGACGACGTCGTCCGGGCGGGGAAGGTCCTCTACGTGGGGATCTCGGACGCGCCGGCGTGGATCGTTTCGAGGGCGAACACGTTGGCGGCGCTGAAAGGGTGGTCGCCCTTCGCCGCCCTCCAGATCCAGTACAGTCTCGCCGACCGGACCCCGGAACGCGACCTGCTGCCGATGGCGAAGGCGATGGACATCGCGGTGACGCCGTGGGGGGTGCTCGGCGGCGGCGTCCTCTCCGGAAAGTACAAGACCACGAAGGATCGTCCCGCGGGGGCGCGGTACGCCAAGGACGAGCAGTGGGCGGAGGCGAACGTCACGGACCGCAGCGTGAGGATCGCCCGGGCCGCGCAGGACGTGGGAAAGGAGACCGGGCGCACGGCGTCGCAGGTCGCGCTGGCATGGGTGCGGCAGCAGTCGTACGGGGTGATCGTGCCGATCTTGGGGGCGAAGACGGTCGGCCAGCTCGCGGACAACCTCGGGTGCCTGGACCTCGCGCTCGGGCCGGATCAGTTGGCGAAGCTCGACGACGCAAGCCGGGTCGACATGGGGTTCCCGCACGACTTCCTGGTCCGGGCACGCCCGTACATCTTCGGGAAGACGTACCCCCTCATCGACCTTCACCGCCCGTAG
- a CDS encoding tripartite tricarboxylate transporter substrate binding protein, which translates to MKRTHVFMGTALLCLVALCFGAGVRAAGSEEKAYPARQINYLVCFDPGGQSDREARRQQPLLEKYLGQKVIIDYKIGGGGALGWRELTRAKPDGYTIAGFNIPHVILQPLQQDVGYKTEQIVPVFIFHKTPLALAVLATSPYKTIQELIDHAKKNPGAVTVGGSGSFSGYHMATLRFEKLIGAKLTYVPFTGAAPQMTNFLGGHVVAVFGASDDLTRYKDKVRVLGFATEKRFPGFPDSPTLKEQGFDMVEGVDRGIAVPPNTPPAVIKKLESAFLDIAKRPEFQEEQRKGGFVPLAMGHEEVKAYMKKMTALYTELAKGLKK; encoded by the coding sequence ATGAAACGGACGCACGTCTTCATGGGAACCGCATTACTGTGCCTGGTCGCGCTTTGCTTCGGGGCGGGAGTCCGCGCCGCCGGGAGCGAGGAGAAGGCGTACCCCGCCCGGCAGATCAACTACCTGGTCTGCTTCGACCCGGGAGGGCAGTCCGACCGCGAGGCGCGCCGGCAGCAGCCTCTGCTGGAGAAGTACCTCGGCCAGAAGGTCATCATCGATTACAAGATCGGCGGGGGCGGCGCGCTCGGCTGGAGGGAGCTCACCCGGGCCAAGCCCGACGGGTACACGATCGCGGGGTTCAACATCCCCCACGTGATCCTCCAGCCGCTGCAGCAGGACGTCGGCTACAAGACGGAGCAGATCGTCCCCGTCTTCATCTTCCACAAGACGCCGCTGGCGCTGGCGGTGCTCGCCACCAGCCCGTACAAGACCATCCAGGAGCTGATCGACCACGCGAAGAAGAACCCCGGCGCCGTGACGGTCGGCGGCTCCGGCTCCTTCTCCGGCTACCACATGGCGACGCTTCGATTCGAGAAGCTGATCGGCGCCAAGCTCACCTACGTCCCCTTCACCGGGGCGGCGCCGCAGATGACGAATTTCCTCGGAGGCCACGTGGTGGCCGTCTTCGGAGCCTCGGATGACCTGACCCGGTACAAGGACAAGGTCCGCGTTCTCGGGTTCGCCACCGAGAAGCGGTTCCCCGGGTTCCCCGACTCCCCCACGCTGAAGGAGCAGGGGTTCGACATGGTGGAGGGGGTCGACCGCGGCATCGCCGTCCCGCCCAACACGCCGCCCGCCGTGATCAAGAAGCTGGAATCGGCGTTCCTGGACATCGCGAAGCGGCCGGAATTCCAGGAGGAGCAGCGCAAGGGCGGCTTCGTCCCGCTGGCCATGGGCCACGAGGAAGTGAAGGCGTACATGAAGAAGATGACGGCCCTGTACACCGAGCTTGCGAAGGGGCTCAAGAAGTAG
- a CDS encoding DUF4139 domain-containing protein: protein MVRKRVAAASAVAAVLLLGLAAARGTWAAGKGSSEGKFGKVTSTEADRSSAEITVYNVGLGLVKDRRRVSLGEGESTLLFMDVASQVIPSSVSVRSVTDGDAVSVLEQNYEYDLLSASKLLEKYVGRTVRIRYRSPYTDREDEKEAKVLAYNEGQPVLMIDNEVTFGVPGNYIFPEVPRDLIARPTLSWLLGAKTRGGRELEALYLTNGMTWRADYVLVLGASEERAGLSGWVTLDNRSGATFRDARLKLVAGDVNRVRDDLGRRGYPAAAKAVMAMEAAPQFRESELFEYHLYALSRPTDVKNNQSKQVGLLSADDVPVKKEYVFHGADHYYRARHTGDIVRNQKVPVFLLFRNDKASRLGMPLPKGVVRVYKRDRDDSLQFVGENSIDHTPKDEKVRLMLGDAFDVVGDRKQMDWRVISGNTYEATYEISLRNHKKEGITVRVVEPIPGDWKILETTHPYDKEDSRTAVFPVPVAPDKEEKVTYRVRIRF, encoded by the coding sequence ATGGTGCGGAAACGGGTCGCGGCGGCGAGCGCGGTGGCGGCGGTGCTCCTCCTTGGGCTGGCGGCGGCCCGCGGGACATGGGCGGCCGGGAAAGGATCCTCCGAAGGAAAGTTCGGGAAGGTGACCTCCACCGAAGCCGACCGGTCCTCCGCGGAGATCACCGTGTACAACGTGGGCCTGGGGCTGGTGAAGGACCGCCGCCGCGTGTCCCTCGGCGAGGGGGAGAGCACCCTCCTCTTCATGGACGTGGCGTCCCAGGTGATCCCGTCTAGCGTCTCCGTCCGCTCGGTGACGGACGGCGACGCGGTATCGGTGCTCGAGCAGAACTACGAGTACGACCTCCTCTCCGCGTCGAAGCTGCTGGAGAAGTACGTCGGGAGGACGGTGCGGATCCGGTACCGCAGCCCCTACACCGACCGCGAGGACGAAAAGGAGGCGAAGGTCCTCGCGTACAACGAGGGCCAGCCGGTCCTGATGATCGACAACGAGGTCACCTTCGGCGTCCCCGGGAACTACATCTTCCCGGAGGTTCCCCGGGACCTGATCGCGCGCCCCACCCTTTCGTGGCTTCTCGGCGCGAAAACCCGCGGCGGGCGAGAGCTGGAGGCGCTCTACCTGACCAACGGGATGACGTGGCGCGCGGACTACGTGCTGGTGCTGGGCGCGAGCGAGGAACGCGCCGGCCTGTCGGGGTGGGTGACGCTCGACAACCGGAGCGGGGCGACGTTCCGCGATGCGCGCCTCAAGCTGGTGGCCGGGGACGTGAACCGCGTCCGGGACGACCTGGGGCGCCGGGGGTACCCGGCGGCGGCGAAGGCGGTGATGGCGATGGAGGCGGCCCCGCAGTTCCGGGAGTCGGAACTCTTCGAGTACCACCTCTACGCCCTGTCGCGTCCCACCGACGTGAAGAACAACCAGTCCAAGCAGGTGGGGCTCCTTTCCGCGGATGACGTTCCCGTGAAGAAGGAGTACGTGTTCCACGGCGCGGACCATTACTATCGCGCCCGGCACACCGGCGACATCGTCCGGAACCAGAAAGTTCCGGTGTTCCTCCTGTTCCGGAACGACAAGGCGTCAAGACTCGGGATGCCGCTCCCGAAGGGGGTCGTACGGGTGTACAAGCGCGACCGAGACGACTCCCTGCAGTTCGTCGGGGAGAATTCGATCGACCACACCCCGAAGGACGAGAAGGTGCGGCTGATGCTGGGAGACGCGTTCGACGTGGTGGGGGACCGGAAGCAGATGGATTGGAGGGTGATATCCGGGAACACGTACGAGGCGACGTACGAGATCTCCCTCCGGAACCACAAGAAGGAGGGGATCACGGTCCGCGTGGTGGAGCCGATCCCCGGCGACTGGAAGATCCTGGAGACCACCCACCCCTACGACAAGGAGGATTCCCGCACCGCCGTGTTCCCGGTCCCGGTCGCCCCCGACAAGGAGGAGAAAGTGACGTACCGGGTGCGGATCCGTTTCTGA
- a CDS encoding PAS domain S-box protein produces MPFDDVRQGGGLKSPEKYGPANPTDATARPDAASRVLPRRLDGQELQRLLLSLLDNIPGMVYRGHPDWTLSFVGAEVERITGYPQEEASAAGFMWRRLIHPDDFEGVRESIRFAVRRRDPVLRMEYRIIRKDGETQWISDRRQLVYREDGRLDHVDGLVLDIMDQKKVETDLRAALEREERERARSEAIIAGIGDGISIQTPDLVITYQNGVLSKMIGKREGSRCHSLHGCLSREGIGCPVAATFADGKIHTTETEAITDRGLVQAEVTASPMKDARGNVTSVISIVRDITERKRAEEELRRLATAVEQAADAVIVTDPDWIIRYANPAFERIMGYRKDEVIGKSPSMFTGGDRDDRFFLGITSKAKEGEYWKGRLTNRRKDGTLLTGDTSISPVRDAEGRIVNYVIAKRDITREIVLEKQVQTAQRMEAVGTLAGGIAHDFNNALTGIIGFAELLRLRLPEDAKVRGDLDEILRCADRASTLTKQLLAFARRQVIEPVRLSLNSVVADLLRLIRKVSGEQIEVRTQLAEGIPSIVADRGQLEQVLMNLCLNSRDAMPKGGRFTVSTGVMTPSEDFLRRNPFMPSGRYVSLEVTDTGCGMDEVTRERAFDPYFTTKTPDKGTGLGLSMVYGIVKQNRGFIFLESSPGEGATFRMFFPGVEAAPEESRERATPVVRGGDETILLAEDEEAIRNLAARYLRGQGYTVLPAADGEAAVELATDHPEISMAILDVMMPRMGGKDVLDAIHRIHPGLPALFTSGYSTDQIHDSFVLLPGIEFLPKPYSPASLAGRIRSVLDGKSRGTDPLPSAR; encoded by the coding sequence ATGCCATTCGATGACGTGCGCCAGGGAGGCGGATTGAAGTCTCCGGAGAAGTACGGCCCAGCAAACCCGACGGATGCCACGGCCCGGCCGGATGCGGCGTCCCGCGTCCTGCCAAGGCGTCTCGATGGACAGGAGCTGCAGCGACTCCTCCTTTCCCTGTTGGACAACATCCCCGGGATGGTGTACCGGGGGCACCCGGACTGGACCCTGTCCTTCGTCGGTGCGGAGGTGGAGCGGATCACCGGGTATCCGCAGGAGGAGGCGTCCGCCGCCGGTTTCATGTGGCGTCGACTCATCCACCCGGACGACTTCGAGGGGGTGCGCGAGTCGATCCGGTTCGCGGTCCGGCGGAGGGATCCGGTCCTGCGGATGGAGTACCGGATCATCCGGAAGGACGGCGAGACGCAGTGGATCTCCGACCGCCGGCAGCTGGTCTACAGGGAGGACGGACGACTCGACCACGTGGACGGCCTGGTCCTGGATATCATGGACCAGAAGAAGGTCGAGACCGACCTTCGCGCCGCGCTGGAGCGGGAAGAGCGGGAGCGCGCCCGGTCCGAAGCGATCATCGCGGGGATCGGCGACGGCATCAGCATCCAGACCCCGGACCTGGTGATCACCTACCAGAACGGGGTCTTAAGCAAGATGATCGGGAAACGGGAGGGGAGCCGGTGCCACAGCCTCCACGGTTGCCTGTCCCGCGAAGGGATCGGTTGTCCGGTCGCCGCGACCTTCGCCGACGGGAAGATCCACACCACGGAAACCGAGGCGATCACCGACCGGGGGCTCGTGCAGGCCGAGGTCACCGCCTCCCCGATGAAGGACGCCCGGGGGAACGTCACATCGGTCATCAGCATCGTCCGGGACATCACCGAGCGGAAGCGGGCCGAGGAGGAGCTCCGGCGGCTCGCCACCGCCGTGGAACAGGCGGCGGACGCGGTCATCGTGACGGACCCCGACTGGATCATCCGGTACGCCAATCCCGCGTTCGAGAGGATCATGGGGTACCGGAAGGACGAGGTCATCGGGAAGTCTCCGAGCATGTTCACCGGCGGGGACCGGGACGACCGGTTCTTCCTCGGTATCACGTCGAAGGCGAAGGAGGGAGAGTACTGGAAGGGTCGGCTGACGAACCGCCGGAAGGACGGCACCCTCCTGACGGGAGACACGTCGATCTCACCCGTGCGCGACGCGGAGGGGAGGATCGTCAATTACGTCATCGCGAAGCGCGACATCACCCGCGAGATCGTCCTCGAGAAGCAGGTCCAGACGGCCCAGCGGATGGAGGCGGTCGGAACCCTGGCGGGCGGGATCGCCCACGACTTCAACAACGCCCTCACGGGGATCATCGGGTTCGCCGAGCTCCTCCGGCTGAGGCTCCCGGAGGACGCGAAGGTCCGGGGGGACCTGGACGAGATCCTCCGGTGCGCCGACCGCGCCTCCACCCTCACGAAGCAGCTCCTCGCCTTCGCCCGGCGGCAGGTGATCGAACCCGTGCGGCTGAGCCTCAACTCCGTGGTGGCCGATCTCCTGCGCCTGATCCGGAAGGTTTCCGGCGAGCAGATCGAGGTGCGCACGCAATTGGCGGAGGGGATTCCGTCCATCGTCGCGGACCGGGGGCAGCTGGAGCAGGTGTTGATGAACCTGTGCCTCAACTCGAGGGACGCGATGCCCAAGGGAGGGCGGTTCACCGTGTCGACCGGGGTGATGACCCCGTCGGAGGATTTTTTGCGCCGGAACCCGTTCATGCCGTCGGGGCGGTACGTCTCCCTGGAAGTCACGGACACCGGCTGCGGGATGGACGAGGTCACGCGGGAACGCGCCTTCGATCCGTACTTCACGACGAAGACCCCGGACAAGGGAACCGGGCTCGGCCTGTCGATGGTATACGGCATCGTGAAGCAGAACCGCGGCTTCATCTTCCTGGAAAGCAGCCCCGGCGAGGGGGCCACGTTCCGGATGTTCTTCCCGGGGGTGGAAGCGGCCCCGGAAGAGTCGAGGGAACGTGCGACTCCGGTCGTCCGGGGGGGGGACGAGACGATCCTGCTGGCGGAGGACGAGGAGGCGATCCGCAACCTCGCAGCGCGATACCTCCGCGGACAGGGATACACGGTTCTCCCGGCGGCCGACGGGGAGGCCGCGGTGGAGCTCGCCACGGATCACCCGGAGATCTCCATGGCGATCCTCGACGTGATGATGCCGAGGATGGGCGGCAAGGACGTTCTCGATGCGATCCACCGCATCCACCCCGGGCTTCCGGCCCTTTTCACCAGCGGCTACTCCACCGACCAGATCCACGATTCGTTCGTCCTGTTGCCCGGGATCGAATTCCTCCCGAAGCCGTACAGCCCGGCTTCCCTCGCAGGGCGGATCCGCAGCGTGCTCGACGGCAAATCCCGCGGGACGGATCCCCTGCCCTCCGCACGGTAG
- the rph gene encoding ribonuclease PH has product MKAKRADGRRPGEIRPIHATPGVQKHAEGSILLAMGDTRVLCAATVEDRVPPFLRGSGRGWVTAEYSMLPRATNTRVAREARTGKVQGRTHEIQRLVGRALRAVVDFEALGERTVTIDCDVLQADGGTRTASINGAWIALWQACGKLVAAGAVARNPVLDHVVAVSVGIVGGRILADLDYSEDSAAEVDMNVVMTGDGRLVEVQGTAEREPFSREQLDAMLAAAATAGKTILKAQRRWAERSR; this is encoded by the coding sequence ATGAAGGCGAAGCGCGCCGACGGCCGCCGTCCCGGAGAGATACGGCCGATCCACGCGACCCCCGGCGTGCAGAAGCACGCGGAGGGGTCGATCCTGCTCGCCATGGGGGATACGCGCGTGCTGTGCGCCGCCACAGTCGAGGACCGGGTGCCGCCGTTTTTGCGCGGATCGGGGAGAGGATGGGTCACGGCGGAGTATTCCATGCTCCCGCGGGCCACGAACACGCGGGTCGCCCGGGAGGCGCGGACCGGGAAGGTGCAGGGACGGACGCACGAGATCCAGCGGCTCGTGGGCCGGGCGCTGCGGGCGGTCGTCGACTTCGAGGCGCTGGGGGAGCGGACCGTCACGATCGACTGCGACGTGCTGCAGGCGGACGGCGGAACGCGGACCGCGTCGATCAACGGCGCGTGGATCGCCCTCTGGCAGGCGTGCGGGAAGCTGGTCGCGGCGGGGGCGGTCGCACGCAACCCGGTGCTCGACCACGTGGTGGCGGTGAGCGTCGGGATCGTCGGCGGACGGATCCTGGCGGACCTCGACTATTCCGAGGACTCCGCCGCGGAAGTGGACATGAACGTCGTGATGACGGGCGACGGGAGGCTCGTCGAGGTGCAGGGGACCGCGGAGCGGGAGCCGTTCTCGCGGGAGCAGCTCGACGCGATGCTCGCCGCGGCCGCGACGGCCGGAAAGACGATCCTCAAGGCGCAGCGGCGGTGGGCGGAAAGGAGTCGATGA
- a CDS encoding response regulator produces MVGTIQDVTEKVRAEEEKDRLQAQLQQAMKMEAIGRLAGGVAHDFNNLLTVIIGNVALAQSKLPPSEPVAGMLAEVQRAAERAARLTQQLLAFSRKQIIEPQLLDLNALVVDLHKMLVRLIGENIRLATVPGEGLGAVKVDPGQFEQILVNLAVNARDAMPDGGRLTIETANVELDAAYCTTHPESAPGRYVLLAVSDTGCGMTDEVQARIFEPFFTTKEKGGGTGLGLSMAHGAVKQAGGSISVYSEVGKGTTVRIYLPRADGAGSAPARPAAPQELPVGTETVLLVEDEDVVRNLCGRILERQGYRVLKASNGAEAVELARAGGGRIDLLLTDVVMPGMNGNELATQLVLLHPEMKVLFTSGYTENAIVHHGVLDEGVSFIAKPYAPSTLARKVRSVLDKG; encoded by the coding sequence ATGGTCGGGACGATCCAGGACGTCACCGAAAAGGTGCGGGCCGAGGAGGAGAAGGACCGGCTCCAGGCCCAGCTTCAGCAGGCGATGAAGATGGAGGCGATCGGCCGCCTGGCGGGCGGCGTCGCCCACGACTTCAACAATCTCCTCACCGTGATCATCGGAAACGTGGCGCTGGCGCAATCGAAGCTGCCCCCGTCGGAACCGGTCGCGGGGATGCTGGCCGAGGTGCAACGGGCGGCGGAGCGGGCCGCGCGGCTGACCCAGCAGCTGCTGGCGTTCTCGCGGAAGCAGATCATCGAGCCGCAGTTGCTGGACCTCAACGCCCTGGTCGTGGACCTCCACAAGATGCTGGTCCGTCTGATCGGTGAGAACATACGGCTTGCGACGGTCCCCGGCGAAGGGCTCGGGGCGGTCAAGGTCGACCCCGGACAGTTCGAGCAGATCCTGGTGAACCTGGCGGTGAACGCCCGGGACGCGATGCCGGACGGCGGACGGCTGACGATCGAGACCGCGAACGTCGAACTGGACGCCGCGTATTGCACGACGCACCCGGAGTCCGCCCCGGGGCGTTACGTCCTGCTGGCGGTCAGCGACACCGGGTGCGGGATGACCGACGAGGTGCAGGCCCGGATCTTCGAACCGTTCTTCACTACGAAGGAGAAGGGAGGCGGCACGGGGCTTGGCCTGTCGATGGCCCACGGCGCGGTGAAGCAGGCGGGGGGGTCGATCTCGGTCTACTCGGAGGTGGGCAAGGGGACCACCGTCCGGATCTACCTTCCGCGCGCGGATGGGGCCGGATCGGCGCCCGCGAGGCCCGCCGCCCCGCAGGAGCTTCCGGTCGGGACGGAGACGGTCCTCCTGGTGGAGGACGAGGACGTGGTGCGGAACCTGTGCGGCCGGATCCTCGAGCGGCAGGGATACCGTGTCCTCAAGGCGTCCAACGGCGCCGAGGCGGTCGAGCTCGCGCGGGCCGGAGGCGGGCGGATCGACCTGCTGCTGACGGACGTCGTGATGCCGGGGATGAACGGGAACGAGCTGGCGACCCAGCTGGTCCTCCTGCACCCGGAGATGAAGGTGCTCTTCACGTCCGGCTACACGGAGAACGCGATCGTGCACCACGGGGTGCTGGACGAGGGAGTGTCCTTCATCGCCAAGCCGTACGCCCCCTCGACGCTGGCGAGGAAAGTCCGGAGCGTGCTCGACAAGGGCTGA
- a CDS encoding non-canonical purine NTP pyrophosphatase, giving the protein MSPMRLLIATKNRGKVVEIRALMGLALQKNVEVITLVDLPNVEQPREDGRTFRDNARIKALHYSTAYKVLCVADDSGLSVEALGGQPGVLSARYAGPGASDAQNNAHLLHELATHPRPWKAAFVCSAAAALPGRIVAEASGAAEGEIVPDARGREGFGYDPHFLVTSLGKTMAELTIDVKNRISHRGVAMRALIGEMKKAGLLLG; this is encoded by the coding sequence ATGAGTCCGATGCGACTGCTGATCGCCACGAAGAATCGCGGGAAAGTGGTCGAGATCCGCGCCCTGATGGGGCTGGCCCTCCAGAAAAACGTGGAGGTGATCACGCTGGTCGACCTTCCCAACGTGGAACAGCCCCGGGAGGACGGGAGGACGTTCCGGGACAACGCGCGCATCAAGGCGCTTCACTACTCGACCGCCTACAAGGTGCTCTGCGTGGCCGACGATTCCGGCCTCTCGGTGGAGGCGCTGGGGGGGCAGCCGGGGGTGCTCTCGGCCCGGTACGCCGGCCCGGGGGCGTCGGACGCGCAGAACAACGCCCACCTTCTCCACGAACTGGCGACGCACCCGCGTCCGTGGAAGGCGGCGTTCGTCTGCTCCGCCGCCGCGGCGTTGCCCGGCCGGATCGTCGCGGAAGCGAGCGGAGCGGCGGAGGGGGAGATCGTCCCGGACGCCAGGGGCCGGGAAGGGTTCGGATACGATCCCCATTTTCTCGTGACATCCCTGGGCAAGACGATGGCGGAGCTGACGATCGACGTGAAGAACCGGATCAGCCACCGGGGAGTGGCGATGCGGGCGCTGATCGGGGAGATGAAGAAGGCGGGGTTGCTGCTGGGATAG